A stretch of the Fusobacterium varium genome encodes the following:
- a CDS encoding putative biopolymer transporter ExbB, with product MYTYFIEGGTMMWLLAALSIMGLGTILERTAYFIKNEQGITKEFKEEIVTLVRAGKEDEAVELCDKTNNSVSRTVKSILMAYRNEDDLYESKEKLMKEKALEQIENLERRLSILGIVAYISPMAGLLGTVLGMIKSFKAIALQGAGDPNVVANGISEALLTTAAGLLIAIPAIIAYQTFNRKADKIMLEIEKTSTALINIKKAGKKEEI from the coding sequence ATGTATACTTACTTCATAGAAGGTGGAACAATGATGTGGCTTTTAGCTGCATTATCTATAATGGGATTGGGAACAATACTAGAAAGAACTGCTTATTTCATAAAAAATGAGCAGGGAATAACAAAAGAATTTAAAGAAGAAATAGTAACTTTAGTGAGGGCAGGGAAAGAAGATGAAGCTGTAGAGCTATGTGATAAAACAAATAATTCAGTATCAAGAACAGTAAAAAGTATACTTATGGCATATAGAAATGAAGATGATCTTTACGAAAGTAAAGAGAAACTTATGAAAGAAAAAGCCTTAGAACAAATAGAAAATTTAGAAAGAAGATTGTCTATATTAGGAATAGTTGCATATATTTCTCCAATGGCTGGTCTACTTGGAACAGTACTTGGAATGATAAAATCATTTAAAGCTATAGCATTACAGGGAGCTGGAGATCCTAATGTAGTAGCCAATGGAATATCAGAAGCACTATTGACAACAGCAGCAGGACTTCTTATAGCAATACCAGCAATAATAGCATATCAGACATTCAATAGAAAAGCTGATAAAATAATGCTTGAAATAGAGAAAACTTCTACTGCACTTATCAATATAAAAAAGGCCGGAAAGAAGGAAGAGATATGA
- a CDS encoding ABC transporter permease, giving the protein MFMNKDKRGKKIILIFSALIILSFSIIFSVRFGSVNYTSGEILKSLFIKSYDDEILKAILWDIRIPRILIAVMVGCNLSLAGVLLQAVMKNPLADPGLTGVSSGASVTALIIMILYPKAIFFMNFSAFVGGSIACAVVFMLAWKKGLKPIRVILSGVAINAILGSITGLMFILFSDEIQGVLSWLNGSLNGKNWRHVTGLLPYTMIGILACFTMIRDANILQLGDNFAVNLGVDIPRKRLKLCALACFLTGISVANVGLIGFVGLIVPHIARLIIGSDHTFLIPFAGLLGAVVLVVADTISRTMFSPIEIPAGIVMAVIGVPFFLYLLRKVGD; this is encoded by the coding sequence TATTTTCAGTAAGATTTGGAAGTGTAAACTATACTTCTGGAGAAATATTGAAATCTCTTTTCATAAAAAGTTATGATGATGAGATATTGAAAGCCATTTTATGGGATATAAGAATACCACGCATATTAATTGCTGTAATGGTAGGCTGCAATTTGTCTCTGGCAGGAGTATTGCTTCAGGCTGTAATGAAAAATCCACTGGCAGATCCTGGATTAACAGGAGTATCATCAGGAGCAAGTGTCACTGCTTTAATTATTATGATATTGTATCCAAAGGCTATATTTTTTATGAATTTTTCTGCATTTGTAGGAGGTTCAATAGCTTGTGCAGTTGTATTTATGCTGGCCTGGAAAAAAGGATTGAAACCAATAAGAGTAATATTGTCAGGAGTAGCTATAAATGCTATATTAGGAAGTATTACAGGATTAATGTTTATATTATTCAGTGATGAGATTCAGGGAGTATTATCTTGGCTCAATGGAAGTTTGAATGGAAAAAACTGGAGGCATGTAACAGGTCTCTTGCCATATACAATGATTGGTATTCTGGCGTGTTTTACAATGATAAGAGATGCTAATATACTTCAGCTTGGAGATAATTTTGCTGTAAATTTAGGAGTGGATATTCCTAGAAAAAGATTAAAATTATGTGCTCTTGCCTGTTTTTTAACAGGAATATCTGTTGCTAATGTAGGATTGATAGGATTTGTAGGGTTAATAGTTCCTCATATAGCAAGATTGATAATAGGTTCAGATCATACATTTTTGATACCATTTGCTGGATTGCTAGGTGCTGTAGTATTGGTAGTGGCTGACACAATATCAAGAACTATGTTTTCACCTATTGAAATCCCTGCTGGTATAGTAATGGCTGTAATTGGTGTGCCATTCTTTCTTTACTTGCTGAGAAAGGTAGGTGACTAG
- a CDS encoding biopolymer transporter TonB encodes MKFYIFSFLCHLLLLFTIYTKPVKDVKLDSKNVLVYLSELKTENNTPAPAPLQSLIQSEPKKEEKPKEEKKIEKKIEKKVVKKIVKKEVKKKEETVKEKTGEETNKETVTDNSVPYNPLAGLVKDGTGTYIGDQKSGGGIRYRIKREVEPEYPILAKRANYRNEVVIKTKFLIGLNGKVEEIIFLDNFTSYGFRKEVEKALKKWEFDPIIYHGEKIKLYFYKDFRFNVK; translated from the coding sequence TTGAAATTTTATATATTCTCTTTTTTATGTCATCTGCTGCTGCTTTTTACTATATATACTAAACCTGTAAAAGATGTAAAATTAGATAGTAAAAATGTTCTTGTATATCTTAGTGAACTGAAGACAGAAAATAATACTCCTGCTCCAGCACCTCTGCAGTCACTTATACAATCAGAACCTAAAAAAGAGGAAAAACCAAAGGAAGAAAAGAAAATTGAGAAAAAGATAGAGAAGAAAGTTGTTAAGAAAATAGTTAAGAAGGAAGTTAAAAAGAAAGAAGAAACAGTAAAAGAGAAAACTGGAGAAGAAACCAATAAAGAAACAGTAACTGACAATTCAGTACCATATAATCCATTAGCAGGATTGGTAAAAGACGGAACTGGAACATATATTGGAGATCAGAAGAGTGGTGGAGGTATCAGATATAGAATAAAAAGGGAGGTTGAACCAGAATATCCTATTCTTGCTAAAAGAGCTAATTATCGAAATGAAGTAGTTATAAAAACAAAATTTCTTATAGGATTAAATGGAAAAGTAGAAGAGATAATTTTTCTTGATAATTTTACCTCTTATGGTTTTAGAAAAGAAGTAGAGAAAGCTCTTAAAAAATGGGAATTTGACCCAATAATTTATCATGGTGAAAAAATAAAACTTTATTTTTATAAGGATTTTAGATTCAATGTAAAATAG
- the exbD gene encoding biopolymer transporter protein ExbD: protein MRKLRGKKGIINPDLTPLIDVVFQLLIFFMLVTTFSQYNKFDMNLPKSSVEEINITEEGAELIIDKDGKYFFKNGEDSVEIENEKLEETVRELMKGRKEQTLIVSADKDLRYETVIETMGRLKNIGLEKLEINSIK from the coding sequence ATGAGAAAATTAAGAGGAAAGAAGGGGATAATCAATCCAGATTTAACACCATTGATAGATGTGGTTTTTCAGCTGTTAATATTTTTTATGCTGGTAACTACATTCAGCCAGTATAATAAATTTGATATGAATCTTCCTAAATCTTCTGTAGAAGAAATAAATATAACAGAAGAAGGGGCTGAATTGATAATAGATAAAGATGGAAAGTATTTTTTTAAAAATGGAGAAGATTCTGTAGAGATAGAAAATGAAAAGCTGGAAGAAACAGTAAGAGAACTGATGAAAGGAAGAAAAGAACAGACTCTAATTGTAAGTGCTGATAAAGATTTAAGGTATGAAACTGTAATAGAAACTATGGGAAGATTAAAAAATATCGGTTTGGAAAAATTAGAGATAAATAGTATAAAGTAG
- a CDS encoding putative ferric enterobactin receptor, translating into MYKKIGILALILSSSLYAEESIKKEEFAVKLNESTITSERYNETPVIETAKNVTVITNEEIEKRGYKSVDEALVNVPGLSFAGGYLSMRGQVPSMGNKHLVVLVDGIPQNGMDNRSFDLDFIPIEQIEKIEVVPAGGAIMYGGNATSGVINIITKENENKKYWGNAGLQIGSFNERKYKLNYGTNLTENLSIDARYINTDKDGYRDYTKKETEFGEIGAKYKLKDGNIGFKYIRNERKSTGSGYLTKAQYDDDRRQNDSSYKEKIAHDTQDKYILEFNKKLSDNLSLSAVTEYREREYTYSQPKTAAYSSYHSRVKNTDSLYTNAQLKYNYEEKSNIIFGGDYSKAKVKEDGYSVSKNKIYQKSYTKTDYEAIGGYFLNKYSYNNFIFTQGIRVERNKFDEDETSFNTNGTFKNKKNINDSNTNTNYELAVNYMFSEDTSGYVSWNRVYRSPNLTEYTSWKTNKNTNETASRDSQEVDTFEIGVKSLINNIYLSGAVFYIKGNKEIMYDYYRDEIAIDKSESGSYYNLDGKTERIGLELASEQYFDKLTLRENFTYMHNEIVDGPYKGNDIPGVSNVIFGLGATYEITSQFTFNIESNYHGKAYLINDYYNKVSKTNSYMVTNISTKYNFENGVSLTAGIDNVFNEIYCDYITYAGTKINYSPSPERTYYVSAEYKF; encoded by the coding sequence ATGTATAAAAAAATTGGAATTTTAGCATTAATTTTAAGCTCATCTCTGTATGCAGAAGAATCAATAAAAAAGGAAGAATTTGCTGTGAAACTTAATGAATCAACTATTACATCAGAAAGATATAATGAGACTCCTGTTATTGAAACAGCTAAAAATGTTACTGTTATTACAAATGAGGAGATTGAGAAAAGAGGATATAAAAGTGTGGATGAGGCTCTTGTAAATGTTCCTGGTCTTTCTTTTGCAGGTGGATATTTATCAATGAGAGGACAAGTTCCAAGTATGGGAAACAAACATCTGGTTGTACTGGTTGATGGAATTCCTCAAAATGGTATGGATAATAGGTCATTCGATTTAGATTTTATTCCTATAGAACAAATAGAAAAGATAGAAGTAGTTCCTGCTGGCGGAGCTATTATGTATGGAGGAAATGCTACATCTGGAGTTATCAATATCATTACTAAAGAAAATGAAAATAAAAAATATTGGGGAAATGCTGGACTTCAAATAGGTTCATTCAATGAAAGAAAGTATAAATTAAACTATGGAACTAATCTAACAGAAAATTTATCAATAGATGCCAGATATATTAATACAGATAAAGATGGATATAGAGATTATACTAAAAAAGAAACAGAATTTGGAGAAATAGGAGCTAAATACAAATTAAAAGATGGAAATATAGGTTTTAAATATATTCGTAATGAAAGAAAATCAACAGGTTCTGGATATCTTACTAAAGCTCAATATGATGATGATAGAAGACAAAATGATTCAAGTTACAAAGAAAAAATAGCTCATGATACACAAGATAAATATATTCTTGAATTTAACAAAAAATTGTCTGACAACTTATCTCTTTCAGCAGTAACTGAATACAGAGAAAGAGAATATACTTATTCTCAGCCTAAAACAGCCGCATATTCATCATATCATAGCAGAGTAAAAAATACTGATTCTCTATATACAAATGCACAATTAAAATATAATTATGAAGAAAAAAGCAATATAATATTTGGAGGAGACTATTCTAAAGCTAAAGTTAAAGAAGATGGATATAGTGTTTCTAAAAATAAAATCTATCAAAAATCATATACAAAAACTGACTATGAAGCTATTGGTGGTTATTTTCTTAATAAATATAGTTATAATAATTTTATCTTTACTCAGGGAATTAGAGTGGAAAGAAATAAATTTGATGAAGATGAAACATCTTTTAATACTAATGGAACTTTTAAAAACAAAAAAAATATTAATGATTCCAATACAAATACAAACTATGAATTAGCAGTAAACTATATGTTTTCTGAAGATACTTCAGGATATGTCAGCTGGAATAGAGTGTATAGATCTCCTAATCTGACTGAATATACTAGTTGGAAAACAAATAAAAATACAAATGAAACTGCTTCAAGAGATTCTCAAGAAGTTGATACTTTTGAAATTGGAGTTAAATCTCTTATAAATAATATTTATTTGTCTGGAGCTGTATTCTATATTAAAGGAAATAAAGAGATAATGTACGATTATTATAGAGATGAAATAGCAATAGATAAATCTGAAAGTGGAAGCTACTACAATCTTGATGGAAAAACTGAAAGAATAGGACTTGAGCTTGCCAGTGAACAATATTTTGATAAATTAACATTAAGAGAAAATTTTACATATATGCATAATGAAATTGTAGATGGTCCATATAAAGGAAATGATATTCCTGGTGTAAGCAATGTAATATTCGGATTAGGGGCTACCTATGAAATAACTTCTCAATTTACTTTTAACATTGAATCAAATTACCATGGAAAAGCTTATTTAATTAACGATTATTATAATAAGGTTTCCAAAACAAACAGCTATATGGTTACAAACATTTCTACTAAATATAATTTTGAAAATGGTGTATCCCTTACTGCTGGAATAGATAATGTCTTCAATGAAATTTATTGTGACTATATTACTTATGCAGGTACAAAAATCAATTATTCTCCATCACCAGAAAGAACATACTATGTAAGTGCAGAATATAAATTTTAA
- a CDS encoding ABC transporter ATP-binding protein: METIKGHNIELAYGEKVIIHDLNIEINKGEVVSIIGTNGCGKSTLLKAVSRVLPCKNGSIYLDGEEISHIKNKEFAKKLAFVSQNNEIPDDITVYDFIMYGRVPHKKWYEVYNQEDRDIVDWAVAMCKLDNFKERKVMSLSGGERQKVWIAMVLAQKTGILLLDEPTTYLDICHQFEIMELVRELNQNLNITIIMVLHDLNQAVQYSNRIIVLKDGKKYKEGKSLEVLTPQLIREVYRVESSVEMEEGIPYFRLKGIVK, translated from the coding sequence ATGGAAACTATAAAGGGACATAATATAGAACTGGCCTATGGAGAAAAAGTTATTATACATGATCTGAATATAGAAATAAATAAAGGGGAAGTAGTTTCCATAATAGGAACTAATGGATGTGGAAAATCTACTCTTTTGAAAGCTGTATCAAGAGTGCTTCCATGTAAAAATGGAAGTATATATTTAGATGGAGAAGAGATAAGCCATATAAAAAATAAAGAATTTGCTAAAAAACTTGCATTTGTTTCACAGAATAATGAAATTCCAGATGATATAACTGTTTATGATTTTATTATGTATGGGAGAGTTCCGCATAAAAAGTGGTATGAAGTATATAATCAGGAAGACAGAGATATTGTAGATTGGGCTGTTGCAATGTGTAAATTGGACAATTTCAAAGAAAGGAAAGTAATGAGTTTGTCAGGTGGAGAGAGGCAGAAAGTATGGATAGCAATGGTACTTGCTCAAAAAACAGGAATACTTTTGCTGGATGAACCTACTACATATCTGGATATATGCCATCAATTTGAAATAATGGAACTTGTAAGAGAACTAAATCAAAATCTTAATATAACTATAATAATGGTGCTTCACGACTTAAATCAGGCAGTCCAATACAGCAACAGAATAATTGTACTTAAAGATGGTAAGAAATATAAAGAAGGTAAATCATTGGAAGTTCTTACACCACAACTCATAAGAGAAGTGTACAGAGTAGAATCATCAGTAGAAATGGAAGAAGGAATTCCATATTTCAGGCTGAAAGGGATAGTTAAATAA